One genomic segment of Streptomyces sp. NBC_00239 includes these proteins:
- a CDS encoding cold-shock protein yields MASGTVKWFNAAKGFGFIEQDGGGDDVFAHFSNIAAQGFRELLEGQKVTFDIAQGQKGPTAENIVPA; encoded by the coding sequence ATGGCATCTGGCACCGTGAAGTGGTTCAACGCGGCCAAGGGCTTCGGCTTCATCGAGCAGGACGGTGGCGGCGACGACGTCTTCGCCCACTTCTCGAACATCGCCGCCCAGGGCTTCCGCGAGCTGCTGGAAGGCCAGAAGGTCACCTTCGACATCGCGCAGGGCCAGAAGGGCCCGACGGCCGAGAACATCGTTCCCGCCTGA
- a CDS encoding DEAD/DEAH box helicase, whose protein sequence is MNRTRTNDRSSRTRSRTGGPAFGAAAGSERGSRFGSSAPSRSGGPSRSGGYGRRPAAIQGEFALPKTITPALPAVEAFADLDMAAELLAALGAQGVSVPFPIQGATLPNTLAGRDVLGRGRTGSGKTLAFGLALLARTAGQRAEPRQPLALILVPTRELAQQVTDALTPYARAVKLRLATVVGGMSIGKQAGALRGGAEVVVATPGRLKDLIDRGDCRLNQVAITVLDEADQMADMGFMPQVTALLDQVRPEGQRMLFSATLDRNVDRLVRRYLTDPVVHSVDPSAGAVTTMEHHVLHVHGTDKHATTTEIAARDGRVIMFLDTKHAVDRLTEDLLNSGVRAAALHGGKSQPQRTRTLAQFKTGHVTVLVATNVAARGIHVDNLDLVVNVDPPTDHKDYLHRGGRTARAGESGSVVTLVTPNQRRDMTRLMQAAGITPQTTQVRSGEEALSRITGAQAPSGIPVVITAPVVERAKRSAASRGRRRPASTVRRASVRQSAFDAAA, encoded by the coding sequence ATGAACCGCACACGTACGAACGACCGTTCCTCTCGCACCCGCAGCCGCACCGGCGGCCCCGCTTTCGGCGCTGCCGCCGGTTCGGAGCGGGGCAGCCGCTTCGGCTCGTCGGCCCCGAGCCGTTCCGGAGGTCCGAGCCGCTCCGGCGGCTACGGCCGCCGGCCCGCCGCGATCCAAGGCGAGTTCGCCCTGCCGAAGACGATCACTCCCGCTCTGCCCGCCGTCGAGGCCTTCGCCGATCTCGACATGGCGGCCGAGCTGTTGGCGGCCCTGGGCGCGCAGGGCGTGAGCGTGCCGTTCCCGATCCAGGGCGCCACCCTCCCCAACACCCTCGCGGGCCGCGACGTACTCGGCCGCGGACGGACCGGCTCCGGCAAGACCCTCGCCTTCGGCCTGGCGCTGCTGGCCCGTACGGCCGGACAGCGCGCCGAGCCGAGGCAGCCGCTCGCGCTGATCCTCGTACCGACGCGCGAGCTCGCCCAGCAGGTCACCGACGCGCTCACCCCGTACGCCCGCGCCGTGAAGCTCCGGCTGGCCACGGTCGTCGGCGGCATGTCCATCGGCAAGCAGGCCGGAGCGCTGCGCGGAGGCGCCGAGGTCGTCGTGGCCACGCCCGGCCGGTTGAAGGACCTGATCGACCGGGGCGACTGCCGGCTGAACCAGGTCGCGATCACCGTCCTCGACGAGGCCGACCAGATGGCCGACATGGGCTTCATGCCGCAGGTCACCGCCCTGCTCGACCAGGTCCGCCCCGAGGGCCAGCGGATGCTGTTCTCGGCGACCCTGGACCGCAACGTGGACCGGCTGGTGCGCCGCTACCTGACCGACCCGGTCGTGCACTCCGTCGACCCGTCCGCCGGTGCGGTCACGACGATGGAGCACCACGTACTGCACGTCCACGGCACCGACAAGCACGCCACCACGACCGAGATCGCCGCCCGCGACGGCCGCGTGATCATGTTCCTGGACACCAAGCACGCCGTGGACCGGCTGACCGAGGACCTGCTCAACAGCGGTGTCCGCGCCGCCGCCCTGCACGGCGGCAAGTCGCAGCCCCAACGCACCCGCACCCTCGCCCAGTTCAAGACCGGACACGTAACCGTGCTGGTCGCGACGAACGTGGCGGCGCGCGGCATCCACGTCGACAACCTCGACCTCGTCGTCAACGTCGACCCGCCCACCGACCACAAGGACTACCTCCACCGCGGCGGCCGCACCGCCCGCGCCGGCGAGTCCGGCAGCGTCGTCACCCTCGTCACCCCGAACCAGCGCCGCGACATGACCCGCCTCATGCAGGCCGCCGGCATCACCCCGCAGACCACCCAGGTGCGCTCCGGCGAAGAGGCCCTGAGCCGTATCACCGGCGCCCAGGCCCCCTCCGGCATCCCCGTCGTCATCACCGCGCCGGTCGTCGAACGCGCCAAGCGCAGTGCGGCCTCCCGTGGCAGGCGTCGGCCCGCTTCGACAGTCCGGCGCGCGAGCGTGCGGCAGTCCGCCTTCGATGCGGCGGCCTGA
- a CDS encoding CBS domain-containing protein — protein MTMIQMQPRSANADPVHRTVGDAMEAAGPQVCDDMTVEVALAVMAGARAGHLLVCDEDGLCTGLVTQAQLAAIRDSAAYTDQVRLRDLLGDRGPVTSPVTTMAEAEHAMRYRRVNALPVVNDQGSALGVLALAR, from the coding sequence TTGACGATGATCCAGATGCAGCCCCGCTCGGCGAACGCCGACCCCGTGCACCGCACGGTGGGCGACGCGATGGAGGCGGCCGGTCCCCAGGTCTGTGACGACATGACGGTCGAGGTGGCCCTGGCCGTCATGGCCGGCGCCCGCGCGGGTCATCTGCTCGTCTGCGACGAGGACGGCCTGTGCACCGGGCTGGTCACGCAGGCCCAGCTCGCCGCCATCCGCGACAGCGCGGCGTACACCGACCAGGTCCGCCTCCGCGACCTGCTGGGTGACCGCGGGCCGGTCACCTCACCCGTGACCACGATGGCCGAAGCCGAACACGCGATGCGCTACCGCCGAGTCAATGCCCTGCCGGTCGTCAATGACCAGGGCAGTGCTCTGGGCGTCCTCGCCCTTGCCCGCTGA
- a CDS encoding SCO5918 family protein, translating to MRCVIARFPFDLTKAGVLESMKGIKPEQVVGESVIIGRRTYPVKQVGQVITRQDRRDFSAGEVLRAMTRLGFTCRGPRTAMPTRVLSPLQQASAMLGVPVTA from the coding sequence ATGCGCTGTGTCATCGCCCGTTTCCCGTTCGACCTGACCAAGGCCGGTGTCCTGGAGTCGATGAAGGGCATCAAGCCCGAGCAGGTCGTCGGCGAGTCAGTGATCATCGGGCGCCGTACCTACCCCGTCAAGCAGGTCGGCCAGGTCATCACTCGGCAGGACCGCCGTGACTTCAGCGCCGGTGAAGTCCTCCGGGCCATGACCCGGCTCGGGTTCACCTGCCGCGGCCCCCGGACCGCCATGCCCACGCGCGTCCTCAGCCCACTCCAGCAGGCTTCCGCGATGCTCGGCGTCCCGGTGACCGCCTGA
- a CDS encoding MerR family transcriptional regulator, with translation MTADDSFGRLDDDDYPAYTMGRAADMLGTTQGFLRALGEARLITPLRSDGGHRRYSRYQLRIAARARELVDQGTPIEAACRIIILEDQLEEAQRINAEYRRAAESSAPPPSA, from the coding sequence ATGACAGCAGACGACTCGTTCGGCCGTCTCGACGACGACGATTACCCCGCCTACACGATGGGCCGGGCGGCAGACATGCTCGGCACCACCCAGGGCTTCCTCCGCGCCCTCGGAGAGGCCCGCCTGATCACCCCGCTCCGCTCCGACGGCGGCCACCGGCGCTACTCGCGCTACCAGCTGCGCATCGCAGCCCGCGCCCGGGAACTCGTCGACCAGGGCACTCCCATCGAGGCCGCCTGCCGCATCATCATCCTCGAGGACCAGCTCGAGGAAGCCCAGCGCATCAACGCCGAGTACCGCCGCGCCGCCGAATCATCCGCGCCGCCGCCCTCGGCCTGA
- a CDS encoding cobalamin-independent methionine synthase II family protein: MPTEPIGSIPRPAHLIRANQDFAEGRITQRELDKHRDRALRDTIERFIATGSPVITDGEQSKPSFATYPVAGLKLNPGGQVVPFADGHTRQLPLLTERDFRYQAHGGDYLKKTREVLRTIRSMTDLPVKQAVIAPSMLSMFYPPLGISGYSKEQFHDDLVNEAEADLRGCLEGGAHKVQMDFTEGRISFKLDPDGGMLRQFVALNNEVLDRFSPEERQRIGVHTCPGGDQDSTHSADVDYKKFLPRFFDLHAGNFYLQMASEPDRRSVLALVRDHLKPNQRVFIGVTDPINPRVETPEEVRDRVLEAAEFIPLKQLGTCDDCGFAPFADDKSTPRDTAFAKIRARIEGTRLAEQRLGA, translated from the coding sequence CTGCCGACCGAGCCGATCGGGAGCATTCCGCGCCCGGCGCACCTGATCCGGGCGAACCAGGACTTCGCCGAGGGACGGATCACCCAGCGAGAACTCGACAAGCACCGTGACCGCGCGTTACGCGACACGATCGAGAGGTTCATCGCGACCGGTTCCCCGGTCATCACCGATGGCGAGCAGAGCAAGCCGAGTTTCGCCACCTATCCGGTCGCGGGGCTGAAGCTGAATCCGGGCGGCCAGGTCGTGCCGTTCGCCGACGGGCACACCCGCCAGCTGCCCCTGCTGACGGAGCGGGACTTCCGGTACCAGGCGCACGGCGGGGACTACCTGAAGAAGACCCGCGAGGTGCTGCGGACGATCCGGTCGATGACCGACCTGCCGGTGAAGCAGGCGGTGATCGCACCGTCCATGCTGAGCATGTTCTACCCGCCCCTGGGGATCAGCGGGTACTCGAAGGAGCAGTTCCACGACGACCTCGTGAACGAGGCGGAGGCAGACCTGCGCGGCTGCCTCGAAGGGGGCGCCCACAAGGTCCAGATGGACTTCACCGAAGGCCGGATCTCCTTCAAGCTCGACCCGGACGGAGGGATGCTGCGGCAGTTCGTCGCCCTGAACAACGAGGTCCTCGACCGCTTCTCCCCCGAAGAGCGGCAGCGCATCGGCGTGCACACCTGCCCCGGCGGAGACCAGGACTCCACGCACAGCGCGGACGTCGACTACAAGAAGTTCCTGCCGAGGTTCTTCGACCTGCACGCGGGGAACTTCTACCTCCAGATGGCCAGCGAGCCCGACCGCCGCAGCGTGCTGGCCCTGGTACGGGATCACCTGAAGCCCAATCAGCGTGTCTTCATCGGGGTGACGGACCCCATCAACCCCCGGGTCGAGACGCCCGAGGAGGTACGCGACAGGGTCCTGGAGGCCGCGGAGTTCATCCCGCTCAAGCAGCTCGGCACCTGCGACGACTGCGGCTTCGCTCCCTTCGCCGACGACAAGTCGACTCCGCGGGACACCGCGTTCGCCAAGATCCGGGCGCGAATCGAGGGCACCCGCCTGGCCGAGCAGCGCCTCGGGGCGTAG
- a CDS encoding RNA polymerase sigma-70 factor has protein sequence MALMTSDVERFETARPRLEAIAYRMLGSASEAEDAVQETFLRWQAADVERIEVPEAWLTKVLTNWCLNMLTSARARRETYVGRWLPEPLLAGDPMLGPADTAEQRESVSYAVLVLLERLSPGERAVYVLREAFAYPHREIAEILEITEAACQQIYHRAKKHIADGKARTEIDEAAARMIVEEFLAAATTGRTEPLVRLLTQDAVSVGDGGGKVLARAKAFEGARAVATFLRGLFKPGPAKRAHVGGVAEIYATTANGGPAIVAVVDGRVVGISCLEVTAEGIAAVRHQVNPDKLVRATEQWAAADHPNPPLHTL, from the coding sequence ATGGCCCTGATGACCAGTGACGTGGAGCGCTTCGAGACCGCCAGGCCCCGGCTGGAGGCCATCGCCTACCGGATGCTCGGTTCGGCGAGCGAGGCGGAGGACGCCGTGCAGGAGACGTTCCTGCGCTGGCAGGCCGCCGACGTCGAGCGGATCGAGGTCCCCGAGGCCTGGCTGACGAAGGTCCTCACCAACTGGTGCCTCAACATGCTCACTTCGGCGCGCGCCCGCCGTGAGACGTACGTGGGGAGGTGGCTGCCCGAGCCGCTGCTCGCCGGGGACCCGATGCTCGGCCCCGCCGACACCGCCGAGCAGCGCGAGTCGGTGTCGTACGCCGTCCTCGTCCTGCTGGAGCGCCTGTCGCCGGGCGAGCGGGCGGTGTACGTGCTGCGCGAGGCCTTCGCCTATCCGCACCGGGAGATCGCGGAGATCCTGGAGATCACCGAGGCCGCCTGCCAGCAGATCTACCACCGGGCCAAGAAGCACATCGCGGACGGCAAGGCGCGCACCGAGATCGACGAGGCCGCCGCCCGGATGATCGTCGAGGAGTTCCTGGCCGCGGCGACCACGGGCCGCACCGAGCCCCTCGTACGCCTCCTCACCCAGGACGCCGTCTCGGTCGGCGACGGCGGCGGGAAGGTCCTGGCCCGCGCGAAGGCGTTCGAGGGCGCGCGCGCCGTCGCCACGTTCCTGCGCGGTCTGTTCAAGCCCGGCCCGGCCAAGCGGGCCCATGTCGGCGGCGTGGCCGAGATCTACGCGACGACCGCGAACGGCGGGCCCGCCATCGTGGCGGTCGTGGACGGCCGGGTCGTCGGGATCAGCTGCCTGGAGGTCACCGCGGAGGGCATCGCCGCGGTCCGCCACCAGGTCAATCCCGACAAGCTCGTCCGCGCGACCGAGCAGTGGGCGGCCGCGGACCACCCGAATCCGCCGCTCCACACCCTCTGA
- a CDS encoding NAD(P)/FAD-dependent oxidoreductase: MQHRIVVLGAGYTGATAAGRIAKRLHREDVAITLVNPEPDFVERVRLHQLAAGQELRPRPFDEMLAGTGVELKLAKVTAVDVDRKTVTVTAANGPERVELAYDTLVYALGSNWNDGGVPGAAEHAHEVSSRPGALRLRDRLAALDAGRPVVVVGGGLTGLEAATEIAEARPDLDVALAARGALGDWLSEKGRTHLRKVVDKLGITVHEHTAVADVAADRVTTADGRTLPADVTVWTTGFAVHPIAGATALELADHGRIVVDGTMRSVSHPDVYAVGDAAMAMGPGDKPLRMSCASGVPMAWQAADAISARLAGAKVPRIAIHYSVQCISLGRKEALIQSVTPDDRAVEKALTGRAATLLKELICKGAAWGVAHPTVGMPSRRRHVVRQETRSGARAAATAA, translated from the coding sequence ATGCAGCACCGCATCGTCGTCCTCGGAGCCGGCTACACCGGAGCCACCGCCGCCGGCCGCATCGCGAAGCGGCTGCACCGCGAGGACGTCGCCATCACCCTCGTGAACCCCGAGCCCGACTTCGTCGAGCGCGTCCGGCTGCACCAGCTCGCGGCCGGGCAGGAGCTCAGGCCCCGCCCGTTCGACGAGATGCTCGCGGGCACGGGTGTGGAGCTGAAGCTCGCGAAGGTCACCGCCGTGGACGTGGACCGCAAGACGGTGACGGTCACCGCCGCGAACGGCCCCGAGCGGGTGGAGCTGGCGTACGACACGCTCGTCTACGCCCTCGGCAGCAACTGGAACGACGGGGGCGTCCCCGGCGCCGCCGAACACGCCCACGAGGTCTCCAGCCGCCCCGGCGCCCTGCGTCTTCGCGACCGCCTGGCCGCCCTGGACGCCGGCCGGCCCGTGGTCGTGGTCGGCGGCGGCCTCACCGGCTTGGAGGCCGCGACCGAGATCGCCGAGGCCCGCCCCGACCTCGACGTCGCCCTGGCCGCCCGCGGCGCCCTCGGCGACTGGCTCTCCGAGAAGGGCCGCACCCACCTGCGGAAGGTCGTGGACAAGCTCGGCATCACGGTCCACGAACACACCGCCGTCGCCGACGTGGCGGCGGACCGCGTGACGACGGCCGACGGCCGCACCCTCCCCGCCGACGTCACGGTCTGGACCACCGGCTTCGCCGTCCACCCGATCGCCGGAGCCACCGCCCTGGAACTCGCCGATCACGGCCGGATCGTGGTCGACGGCACGATGCGCTCGGTCTCCCACCCGGACGTGTACGCCGTGGGCGACGCGGCGATGGCGATGGGCCCGGGCGACAAGCCCCTGCGCATGTCCTGCGCCTCGGGCGTCCCCATGGCCTGGCAGGCCGCCGACGCCATCTCCGCCCGGCTCGCCGGCGCCAAGGTGCCCCGGATCGCCATCCACTACTCCGTGCAGTGCATCTCCCTCGGCCGCAAGGAGGCCCTGATCCAGTCCGTCACCCCCGACGACCGGGCGGTGGAGAAGGCCCTGACGGGGCGCGCGGCCACCCTCCTGAAGGAGCTGATCTGCAAGGGCGCGGCCTGGGGCGTCGCCCACCCGACCGTGGGCATGCCGTCCCGGCGCCGGCACGTCGTACGGCAGGAGACCCGCAGCGGCGCACGCGCGGCGGCGACGGCGGCCTGA
- a CDS encoding DUF5994 family protein: protein MADSDTPHTPPLLLPSAIHQAIQPGTALLRLETTQSRKGLLDGAWWPRTRDIETELPALISVLTGHLGPITRVGVDASAWNGLPPRLVVDGQVVHLDSDPVGDDTVLVTRGDNDHFALLVVPPDTTAEAAREAMARAVRADNITEAAQILIAATPDPAAGGAGGPAA from the coding sequence ATGGCTGACTCCGACACCCCTCACACGCCCCCACTGCTCCTGCCGAGTGCGATCCACCAGGCGATCCAGCCCGGCACGGCGCTGCTGCGGCTGGAAACCACGCAGTCCCGCAAGGGGCTCCTGGACGGCGCGTGGTGGCCACGCACCCGCGACATCGAGACCGAGCTGCCGGCGCTGATCAGTGTGTTGACGGGGCATCTCGGGCCGATCACCCGCGTGGGCGTGGACGCGTCCGCCTGGAACGGCCTCCCGCCCCGCCTGGTCGTCGACGGCCAGGTCGTGCACCTCGACTCCGACCCCGTCGGCGACGACACCGTCCTCGTCACCCGTGGCGACAACGACCACTTCGCCCTGCTGGTGGTCCCCCCGGACACCACCGCGGAGGCCGCCCGCGAGGCGATGGCCCGCGCCGTCCGCGCAGACAACATCACCGAGGCCGCCCAGATCCTCATCGCCGCCACGCCCGACCCCGCAGCCGGCGGGGCCGGCGGCCCGGCGGCCTGA
- a CDS encoding DUF5994 family protein, which yields MITALERTAPRDLAAQLPARLSLTPKTMLAGQLDGAWWPYSRDLEAELPVLVAALVEPWGRITRVTVNPSRWPVVPHTVPVAGQTLHVGWFTEQDPDKLILLSYTVGRWDLLVVPPDTGRASAARLMAAAAIPGSALTADVLMANEAVIGGGTRDARLREATWEGEGGACMSPFGHPMGRSALPLPGNGWS from the coding sequence ATGATCACCGCCCTCGAACGGACCGCGCCGCGCGACCTCGCCGCACAGCTTCCGGCCCGCTTGTCCCTCACTCCGAAGACCATGCTCGCCGGGCAGCTCGACGGCGCCTGGTGGCCCTACTCCCGGGACCTCGAAGCCGAGCTCCCGGTGTTGGTGGCCGCCTTGGTCGAACCCTGGGGCCGCATCACCCGCGTCACCGTGAACCCCTCCCGCTGGCCCGTCGTCCCGCACACGGTTCCCGTGGCCGGGCAGACGCTGCACGTGGGCTGGTTCACCGAACAGGACCCCGACAAGCTGATCCTGCTCTCCTACACCGTCGGCCGCTGGGACCTGCTGGTCGTCCCGCCCGACACCGGCCGCGCGAGCGCGGCCCGCCTGATGGCCGCAGCGGCGATACCGGGCAGTGCCCTCACCGCGGACGTACTGATGGCCAACGAAGCCGTCATCGGAGGCGGCACCCGCGACGCCCGTCTCCGGGAGGCCACCTGGGAGGGCGAAGGCGGGGCCTGCATGTCCCCCTTCGGGCACCCGATGGGACGAAGCGCCCTCCCGCTGCCCGGAAACGGCTGGAGTTGA